In the genome of Variibacter gotjawalensis, one region contains:
- a CDS encoding ABC transporter ATP-binding protein encodes MSDALLTIANLNTWYGAAQIIYDLSLNVQRGEVVALMGRNGAGKSTTMRSAMGMIAKKTGSVQFIGQDISHAKPYEIARLGLGFTPEDRRVFSDLTVLENLDIGRQPPRRFPNGKDAPLWTEERLFKLFPNLGEMPDRPGGAMSGGEQQMLAVARTLMGNPLMILLDEPSEGVAPLIVEQMANTILELKQQGLSILLSEQNIHFAQLVSDRAYLLEKGQLRWEGSMAELTTNTELQRTYLTV; translated from the coding sequence ATGAGCGATGCCTTGCTCACGATCGCTAATCTCAACACGTGGTACGGCGCCGCGCAGATTATCTACGATCTGTCACTCAACGTGCAGCGCGGCGAAGTCGTCGCGCTGATGGGCCGCAACGGCGCCGGCAAATCGACCACGATGAGATCCGCGATGGGCATGATCGCGAAGAAGACCGGGAGCGTGCAGTTCATCGGCCAGGATATCTCGCACGCCAAGCCGTACGAGATCGCGCGGCTTGGCCTCGGCTTCACGCCGGAGGATCGCCGCGTCTTCTCCGATCTCACCGTGCTGGAGAATCTCGACATCGGCCGTCAGCCGCCGCGCCGTTTTCCGAACGGCAAGGATGCGCCGCTGTGGACCGAGGAGCGGCTATTTAAACTTTTCCCCAATCTCGGCGAGATGCCGGACCGCCCCGGCGGCGCGATGAGCGGCGGCGAGCAGCAAATGCTCGCGGTCGCGCGCACGCTGATGGGCAACCCGTTGATGATCCTGCTCGACGAGCCGTCCGAAGGTGTCGCGCCGCTGATCGTCGAGCAGATGGCGAACACGATTCTCGAACTGAAGCAGCAAGGCCTTTCTATCCTGCTGTCGGAACAGAATATTCATTTCGCACAGCTCGTGTCGGACCGCGCTTATCTGCTCGAAAAAGGCCAGCTGCGTTGGGAAGGCAGCATGGCCGAGCTGACAACCAATACAGAACTCCAGCGCACCTATCTCACAGTTTAA
- a CDS encoding type II toxin-antitoxin system prevent-host-death family antitoxin encodes MTRFTTSDLSRKSGDIIAEALRHPVTITQRNKPRLVMLSIEDYRRLTERGDSRKAGTLSSIDQGLLNEIETAVADYEQDGDDR; translated from the coding sequence ATGACCCGTTTTACCACCAGCGATTTGAGCCGCAAATCCGGAGATATCATCGCCGAGGCACTGCGCCATCCGGTGACGATTACCCAGCGCAACAAGCCGCGACTCGTGATGCTGAGCATCGAGGACTATCGCAGGCTGACCGAACGCGGCGACAGCCGCAAAGCCGGAACGCTATCGTCAATAGACCAGGGGCTGCTGAACGAAATCGAAACGGCAGTCGCCGACTACGAACAAGACGGCGACGACCGATGA
- the glpK gene encoding glycerol kinase GlpK, with protein sequence MPSYLVAIDQGTTSTRAIVFDQSLAPIATSQIELRQIFPKSGWVEHDPEDIWYAVRETVRSAIHKANISPRHIAGIGITNQRETTVIWERDTGRPIHNAIVWQDRRTADICANMRRSGHEPAISAKTGLLLDSYFSGTKIRWLLDNVPGARAAADAGKLAFGTIDTFLLWRLTGGKVHATDATNASRTLLYDIHKGTWDPDLLRLFQVPASLLPEVKDSAADFGETDRDLFNHRFRILGIAGDQQAATVGQGCFRPGMMKSTYGTGCFALLNTGDKPVMSTNRLLTTVAYQLKGKRTYAIEGAIFVAGAAVQWLRDGLKSIKQAPESDLQAAKADPQDRVYLVPAFVGLGAPWWDPDARGALYGLSRKTGPNEIARAALESVGYQTRDLLDAMRADWPDGGTNMVLRVDGGLTVSDWTMQFLSDILAAPVDRPVIMETTALGAAYLAGLKAGICPDLDGFAASWRLDRRFQPLMDVTERRAKLAGWQDAVQRTLTSQG encoded by the coding sequence ATGCCGAGCTATCTTGTTGCGATCGACCAAGGCACGACATCGACACGCGCGATCGTGTTCGATCAGTCGTTGGCGCCGATCGCGACGAGCCAGATCGAGCTGCGGCAGATCTTTCCGAAGTCCGGTTGGGTCGAACACGACCCGGAAGACATTTGGTACGCGGTGCGCGAGACGGTGCGCAGCGCGATCCACAAAGCCAACATCTCGCCGCGCCACATCGCCGGCATCGGCATCACCAACCAGCGCGAGACGACCGTCATCTGGGAGCGCGATACCGGGCGGCCGATTCACAACGCGATCGTCTGGCAGGATCGCCGCACAGCCGATATCTGCGCCAACATGCGCCGCTCTGGTCATGAGCCGGCGATCAGCGCCAAAACCGGGCTGCTGCTCGACTCATACTTCTCCGGCACAAAAATTCGCTGGCTGCTCGACAACGTGCCGGGTGCGCGCGCGGCGGCAGACGCCGGCAAGCTCGCCTTCGGCACAATCGATACATTCCTGCTCTGGCGGCTGACCGGCGGGAAAGTGCATGCGACCGACGCGACGAACGCCAGCCGAACGCTGCTCTACGACATCCATAAAGGCACGTGGGACCCGGACTTGCTGCGTCTCTTTCAGGTGCCGGCGTCGCTACTACCGGAAGTCAAGGACAGCGCGGCCGACTTCGGCGAGACCGACCGCGACCTCTTCAATCATCGCTTCCGCATCCTCGGGATCGCGGGCGATCAGCAGGCCGCGACGGTCGGCCAGGGCTGCTTTCGCCCCGGCATGATGAAGTCGACCTACGGCACCGGCTGCTTCGCGCTGCTCAACACCGGCGACAAGCCCGTGATGTCGACCAACCGGTTGCTGACGACGGTCGCCTATCAGCTCAAGGGCAAACGCACTTACGCGATCGAAGGCGCCATCTTCGTTGCCGGAGCCGCAGTGCAGTGGCTGCGCGACGGCCTGAAATCGATCAAGCAGGCGCCCGAAAGCGACCTCCAAGCCGCTAAGGCCGATCCGCAGGATCGCGTCTATCTCGTGCCGGCCTTCGTCGGTCTCGGCGCGCCGTGGTGGGACCCGGATGCGCGCGGCGCCCTCTACGGCCTTAGCCGCAAGACCGGGCCGAATGAGATCGCCCGCGCCGCGCTGGAGTCGGTTGGCTACCAGACCCGCGATCTGCTTGACGCGATGCGCGCCGACTGGCCCGACGGCGGGACCAACATGGTGCTGCGCGTCGATGGCGGGCTCACGGTCAGCGATTGGACGATGCAGTTCCTCTCCGACATCCTGGCCGCACCGGTCGACCGCCCGGTCATCATGGAGACGACGGCCCTCGGCGCCGCTTACCTCGCGGGCCTCAAAGCCGGAATTTGCCCCGACCTCGACGGCTTCGCGGCCTCCTGGCGGCTCGACCGCCGCTTCCAGCCGCTGATGGACGTCACCGAACGCCGCGCCAAGCTCGCCGGCTGGCAGGATGCCGTGCAACGGACGCTGACCTCTCAGGGGTAA
- a CDS encoding ABC transporter ATP-binding protein — MSSDFLHIDRVSRRFGAFTAIDNLSLDIAQGEFFALLGPSGCGKSTLLRMIAGFEEPDAGTITLDGKALTQPPHRRPVNMMFQSYALFPHMNVTRNVAFGLRQEDVPSSAVRERVAAALSLVQLDGLGDRKPHQLSGGQRQRVALARALVKRPKVLLLDEPLAALDKKLREETQSQLVRLHRELGTTFVIVTHDQEEAMMMAQRMAVMDHGQIAQIGTPEEIYDRPVSRYVASFIGNVNLIEGVIARIDPLGSQIDCGPAGYYRIEHPNRVAQGTPVSIAIRPEKLRLTIDNPPGKAINAMQGTLVEIGYLGDSTHYRVRTGDRLMTIALANQGKMPRFAIGDAVWVSFALDAAIVLER, encoded by the coding sequence ATGTCGTCCGACTTCCTCCATATCGATCGCGTCAGCCGGCGCTTCGGCGCCTTCACGGCCATCGACAATCTGTCTCTCGACATCGCGCAAGGCGAGTTCTTCGCGCTACTCGGCCCCTCCGGCTGTGGCAAGTCGACCCTGCTGCGCATGATCGCGGGCTTCGAAGAACCCGATGCCGGCACGATAACGCTCGACGGCAAAGCCTTGACGCAGCCGCCGCATCGCCGGCCCGTCAACATGATGTTCCAAAGCTACGCGCTCTTCCCGCACATGAACGTCACGCGCAATGTCGCGTTCGGGTTGCGGCAGGAGGACGTCCCGTCATCCGCGGTCCGCGAACGCGTCGCGGCAGCGCTGTCGCTCGTCCAGCTCGACGGCCTCGGCGACCGCAAACCGCATCAGCTCTCGGGCGGCCAGCGCCAGCGTGTCGCCCTCGCTCGTGCGCTCGTCAAACGCCCGAAGGTGCTGCTGCTCGACGAACCGCTCGCCGCGCTCGACAAGAAGCTGCGCGAAGAGACGCAAAGTCAGCTTGTGCGGCTGCATCGCGAACTCGGCACCACCTTCGTAATCGTCACGCACGACCAGGAAGAAGCGATGATGATGGCGCAGCGCATGGCCGTGATGGATCACGGCCAGATCGCGCAAATCGGTACGCCGGAGGAAATTTACGACCGCCCGGTCTCGCGCTATGTCGCAAGCTTCATCGGCAACGTGAATCTCATCGAGGGCGTGATCGCGCGCATCGACCCGCTCGGCTCGCAGATCGATTGCGGACCCGCCGGCTATTACCGCATCGAACATCCGAATCGTGTGGCACAAGGCACACCGGTGTCGATCGCGATCCGGCCCGAGAAGCTGCGCCTTACCATCGACAATCCGCCCGGCAAGGCGATCAACGCGATGCAAGGCACGCTGGTGGAAATCGGCTATCTCGGCGACTCGACGCACTATCGCGTGCGCACCGGCGATCGCCTGATGACCATCGCGCTCGCCAACCAAGGCAAGATGCCGCGCTTTGCGATCGGCGACGCCGTGTGGGTGTCGTTCGCGCTCGATGCCGCGATCGTCCTGGAGCGCTGA
- the glpD gene encoding glycerol-3-phosphate dehydrogenase — translation MADFDLAIIGGGINGAGIARDAAGRGLKVLLVEQNDLASATSSASTKLIHGGLRYLEHYAFRLVREALMEREVLLRMAPHLIRPMRFVLPHHKGIRPAWLLRLGLFIYDHLGGRKLLPPTATIDLTASPLGKPLKPEYVKAFEYSDGWVDDARLVVLNALDASERGASIRTRTACTHAERHSDHWRLTLVAGARSEEATARILINAAGPWVANVVQHVIRANETAPIRLVKGSHIVVPRLYDHDRAYFFQNADGRLVFTIPYEHAFTMIGTTDIDYQGDPGGPQASDDEVKYLCALASDYFRKPVSPSDVVWRFSGVRPLYDDGASKAKDATRDYVLALDDKGGAPMLSIYGGKITTYRRLAEEALEKLEDHTKATKAWTAASHLPGGDFAWDGVPQIVAQLRQRFPFLGEQHALRLARAYGTRAEKVLDGATEDRAFGGLITEAEVRYLMRTEWASEPEDILWRRTKLGLHQTQEQKSALADFMLAEAGRRAAS, via the coding sequence ATGGCAGATTTCGATCTCGCAATCATCGGCGGCGGCATCAATGGCGCAGGAATCGCCCGCGACGCGGCGGGCCGTGGCCTGAAGGTTCTGCTGGTCGAGCAGAACGATCTTGCGTCCGCCACCTCGTCCGCCTCAACCAAGCTGATCCACGGCGGCCTTCGCTACCTCGAACATTATGCGTTCCGCCTCGTGCGCGAGGCGCTGATGGAGCGAGAGGTGCTGCTGCGCATGGCGCCGCACCTCATCCGCCCGATGCGTTTCGTGCTGCCGCATCACAAAGGCATCCGCCCGGCCTGGCTATTGCGGCTCGGTCTCTTCATCTACGATCACCTCGGCGGCCGCAAACTCCTGCCGCCGACCGCGACGATCGATCTTACGGCAAGCCCGCTCGGCAAACCGCTGAAGCCCGAATACGTCAAAGCCTTCGAATATTCGGACGGCTGGGTCGACGATGCGCGCCTCGTCGTGCTCAACGCGCTCGATGCTTCGGAGCGCGGCGCCAGCATCCGCACCCGCACCGCCTGCACGCATGCAGAGCGCCACTCCGACCACTGGCGGCTGACGCTTGTCGCCGGCGCCCGCAGCGAGGAAGCGACCGCGCGCATTCTCATCAATGCAGCGGGTCCGTGGGTCGCGAACGTCGTGCAACATGTCATCCGCGCCAACGAGACCGCGCCGATCCGTCTCGTCAAAGGCAGCCACATCGTCGTGCCGCGCCTCTACGATCACGACCGCGCGTATTTCTTCCAGAATGCCGACGGCCGTCTCGTCTTCACGATCCCCTACGAGCATGCTTTCACGATGATCGGCACCACCGACATCGACTACCAAGGCGATCCCGGCGGTCCGCAGGCTTCCGATGATGAGGTGAAATATCTCTGCGCGCTCGCGAGCGATTATTTCCGCAAGCCGGTATCGCCGAGCGATGTCGTGTGGCGCTTCTCCGGCGTGCGGCCGCTCTACGATGACGGCGCTTCGAAAGCCAAAGACGCAACCCGCGACTACGTCCTCGCGCTCGACGACAAGGGCGGCGCGCCGATGCTCTCAATCTACGGCGGGAAAATCACGACCTATCGCCGCCTCGCCGAAGAGGCGCTCGAGAAGCTTGAGGATCATACCAAGGCCACGAAGGCCTGGACCGCGGCGTCACATTTGCCGGGCGGCGACTTCGCGTGGGACGGTGTGCCGCAGATCGTCGCACAGCTCCGCCAACGCTTTCCGTTTCTTGGCGAGCAGCATGCACTGCGGCTCGCGCGCGCTTACGGCACGCGTGCCGAGAAAGTTCTCGACGGCGCGACCGAAGACCGCGCATTCGGCGGCTTGATCACCGAAGCCGAAGTCCGTTACCTGATGCGCACCGAGTGGGCGAGCGAGCCGGAAGACATTCTCTGGCGCCGCACGAAACTCGGACTTCACCAAACGCAAGAGCAGAAATCCGCCTTGGCCGATTTCATGTTGGCTGAGGCTGGGAGACGAGCAGCGAGCTGA
- a CDS encoding MarR family winged helix-turn-helix transcriptional regulator translates to MLTRRKSTPADDSSGYVLDEQVGFRLRLAMQRHTAIFMARIPEGLTQTQFAALAKLHEVEPCSQNQLGRLISLDAATIKGVVDRLHLRGFVTMVADPNDKRRRAIMLTAEGRRATEAAEQVAAAISEETMKPLTPEEQRTVVRLLKKLS, encoded by the coding sequence TTGCTGACTCGCCGCAAATCGACGCCGGCCGATGATTCATCCGGCTACGTGCTGGACGAACAAGTCGGCTTCCGCCTGCGCCTCGCAATGCAACGGCACACCGCGATCTTCATGGCGCGCATTCCGGAAGGTTTGACGCAGACGCAATTCGCCGCGCTCGCCAAGCTGCACGAAGTCGAACCGTGTTCGCAGAATCAGCTCGGCCGTTTGATCTCGCTCGATGCCGCGACGATCAAGGGCGTTGTCGATCGTCTGCATTTGCGCGGCTTCGTCACCATGGTCGCCGATCCGAACGACAAGCGCCGCCGCGCTATCATGCTGACAGCCGAAGGCCGCCGCGCGACCGAAGCCGCCGAGCAGGTCGCCGCCGCGATCAGCGAAGAGACGATGAAGCCGCTCACGCCCGAAGAGCAGCGCACAGTGGTGCGGTTGCTGAAGAAGCTGAGCTAG
- a CDS encoding SDR family NAD(P)-dependent oxidoreductase, with the protein MDFAQRHVVVTGGTGALGHAVVDALLGEGAICHVPYSDAGKAAGLAKRERLNWVEAGNLADPAAVQKLFAGVPNLWASIHLAGGFAMGKLSKATAESLRDQIDTNLMTALMCSQAAVAAMQAVGTGGRIVNVASRPGIEWRQGAGMVGYTVAKAGVAALTVALAEEVAADGILVNAVAPSTMDTPANRKAMPKADFDLWPKVEEVAATIVFLASPKNRVTRGAVVPVYGKS; encoded by the coding sequence ATGGATTTCGCGCAGCGGCACGTGGTGGTCACCGGCGGAACCGGAGCATTGGGGCATGCGGTCGTCGATGCGCTGCTCGGCGAAGGCGCGATCTGCCATGTGCCGTATAGTGATGCCGGAAAGGCGGCGGGTCTCGCCAAGCGCGAGCGGCTGAACTGGGTCGAGGCCGGCAATCTCGCCGACCCTGCTGCCGTTCAGAAGCTTTTTGCCGGCGTGCCGAACCTCTGGGCGTCGATCCACCTCGCGGGTGGCTTCGCGATGGGGAAACTATCGAAAGCGACGGCGGAGAGCTTGCGGGACCAGATCGACACCAACCTGATGACCGCGCTGATGTGCAGTCAGGCCGCCGTCGCCGCTATGCAGGCGGTGGGCACGGGCGGGCGCATCGTCAATGTTGCGTCGCGGCCGGGGATTGAGTGGCGGCAGGGTGCCGGCATGGTTGGTTACACGGTGGCGAAGGCAGGCGTCGCGGCTCTGACGGTGGCGCTGGCCGAAGAGGTCGCGGCCGACGGCATTCTGGTCAATGCGGTCGCGCCGTCGACGATGGATACGCCGGCCAATCGCAAAGCGATGCCGAAAGCGGATTTCGATCTCTGGCCGAAGGTCGAGGAAGTGGCGGCGACGATCGTGTTTCTCGCGTCGCCGAAAAATCGCGTCACGCGCGGCGCGGTCGTGCCGGTGTATGGGAAGAGCTAG